One genomic segment of Sphingorhabdus sp. M41 includes these proteins:
- a CDS encoding YegP family protein: protein MAHKFEIWKDKKGEFRVRFKYNSEIIFATDGYTSKASAKNAISSIQKNGPNAEIEDNS, encoded by the coding sequence ATGGCGCATAAATTTGAGATTTGGAAAGACAAGAAGGGCGAGTTTCGGGTTCGCTTCAAATATAATAGCGAAATCATTTTTGCGACCGATGGCTATACCAGCAAGGCCAGCGCGAAAAATGCGATCAGCTCGATCCAGAAAAACGGACCGAATGCCGAGATTGAAGACAATAGCTAG
- a CDS encoding alpha/beta fold hydrolase, with amino-acid sequence MTDPDRTDSKDQHFDRRSVPKGALEETWTGPDGWEFRKLDWQQDRPRGSLLFMTGRADFYEKYLETFHDFYARGWNVTSVDWRGQGGSGRCGPHPHVGHIDDFATWVGDLGALFDQWRASHVGPHVVLGHSMGGHLVLRALTEQRIDPDAAILSAPMLAPAGGGMPEWAAQLAAKIMCIIGRGERRAWKPIENPLEPYVPRQALLTHDPDRYSDEFFWFRERPFVRLGPASWRWVERAYASTRRLRNRQRLVKMEIPILVLATSTDELVDHATIERAVHLMPKVELKLFGAEAAHEIFREVDEVRNDALNTCFSFLDRVAPPK; translated from the coding sequence ATGACAGACCCTGACAGGACAGACTCGAAAGACCAGCATTTCGATCGCCGTTCGGTTCCAAAAGGCGCCTTGGAAGAGACCTGGACCGGGCCCGATGGCTGGGAATTCAGGAAATTAGATTGGCAGCAGGACAGACCCCGAGGTTCCCTGCTGTTCATGACCGGGCGAGCGGATTTCTACGAAAAATATCTGGAAACTTTTCACGATTTTTACGCCCGTGGATGGAATGTCACGTCAGTCGACTGGCGCGGACAGGGCGGATCGGGGCGGTGCGGGCCGCACCCGCATGTGGGCCATATTGACGATTTTGCGACCTGGGTAGGGGATCTGGGGGCGCTGTTTGATCAATGGCGCGCCAGCCATGTCGGGCCGCATGTCGTGCTGGGTCACAGCATGGGCGGGCATCTGGTGCTGCGGGCGCTAACCGAACAGCGGATCGATCCCGATGCGGCGATTTTGAGTGCGCCGATGCTGGCTCCTGCTGGCGGTGGGATGCCGGAATGGGCAGCGCAGCTGGCCGCCAAGATCATGTGTATTATCGGTCGGGGCGAACGGCGTGCATGGAAACCGATCGAAAATCCGCTGGAACCCTATGTCCCCCGGCAGGCTCTGCTGACCCATGATCCCGATCGCTATTCGGACGAGTTTTTCTGGTTCCGCGAGCGCCCCTTCGTCCGGCTGGGACCGGCGAGCTGGCGCTGGGTGGAGCGAGCCTATGCTTCGACCAGAAGATTGCGTAACCGGCAAAGGCTGGTGAAGATGGAGATTCCAATATTGGTATTGGCGACCTCGACCGACGAACTGGTCGATCACGCAACCATCGAGCGTGCGGTGCACCTGATGCCGAAGGTCGAGCTGAAATTATTCGGCGCAGAAGCCGCGCATGAAATTTTTCGTGAGGTTGACGAGGTGCGCAATGATGCCCTTAATACCTGTTTTTCCTTTCTCGACCGAGTGGCCCCCCCCAAATGA
- the ispH gene encoding 4-hydroxy-3-methylbut-2-enyl diphosphate reductase, producing the protein MIHSDKQKRQIDLLVAAPRGFCAGVDRAIKIVELAIKKYGAPVYVRHEIVHNRYVVDELKKLGAIFVEELTEVPDGVPVVFSAHGVPKAVPHKAEERGLEYLDATCPLVSKVHRQAERQTEAGRHIIFVGHANHPEVIGTFGQVDEGQMTLVETLDDVAALEPENPDALAFLTQTTLSVDDTHAIVEALQARFPSIVGPKGEDICYATSNRQDAVKKIALSCQLVLVIGAPNSSNSVRLVEVAERGGAMARLIQRADEIDLAWLDGINILGLTAGASAPEILVREVIDLLEAHFDVRQEKVTTTEENMVFKLPRGLEAA; encoded by the coding sequence ATGATTCATTCCGATAAGCAGAAACGGCAGATTGACTTGCTTGTGGCCGCGCCGCGCGGCTTTTGTGCGGGCGTCGACAGAGCGATAAAAATTGTCGAGCTGGCGATAAAAAAATATGGCGCCCCCGTCTATGTCCGGCACGAAATCGTCCACAACCGCTATGTGGTGGATGAATTGAAGAAACTGGGTGCGATATTTGTCGAGGAACTCACCGAAGTGCCCGATGGTGTCCCGGTGGTATTCTCCGCTCATGGCGTGCCCAAGGCGGTACCGCATAAAGCGGAAGAACGCGGACTGGAATATCTGGATGCAACCTGCCCGCTGGTGTCCAAAGTACATCGTCAGGCGGAACGGCAAACCGAAGCCGGCCGGCATATCATATTTGTCGGCCACGCCAATCATCCCGAAGTCATCGGCACTTTCGGGCAAGTCGATGAAGGCCAGATGACGCTGGTGGAAACGCTGGATGATGTTGCCGCCCTCGAACCCGAGAATCCGGACGCACTTGCTTTTCTCACCCAGACAACCCTGTCCGTCGATGACACGCACGCAATCGTCGAGGCGCTGCAGGCCCGTTTTCCCTCCATCGTCGGACCAAAAGGCGAGGATATTTGCTACGCAACTTCCAACCGCCAGGATGCCGTGAAAAAAATAGCCCTATCCTGTCAGCTCGTTCTGGTCATCGGCGCACCAAATAGCTCGAATAGCGTACGTCTCGTAGAAGTCGCAGAACGCGGCGGGGCAATGGCCAGATTGATCCAGCGGGCCGATGAAATCGACCTTGCCTGGCTGGACGGCATTAATATTTTAGGTTTGACCGCCGGGGCCTCCGCCCCGGAAATTCTGGTGCGCGAGGTCATAGACCTGCTCGAAGCACATTTCGATGTACGGCAGGAAAAGGTTACGACCACCGAGGAAAATATGGTCTTCAAGCTTCCGCGCGGTCTAGAAGCGGCCTGA
- the rnhA gene encoding ribonuclease HI, whose protein sequence is MTEPKIVEIATDGACKGNPGPGGWGALIRHGDKEKEISGGEPETTNNRMELRAAIEALNALKRPCKVKLSIDSKYVKDGITQWIFGWQKNGWRTAARKPVKNADLWQDLLKAVEPHQIEWHWVKGHAGDADNERADQLASDAAMHAAALRHSF, encoded by the coding sequence ATGACCGAGCCAAAAATTGTGGAAATCGCCACCGATGGCGCATGCAAGGGCAATCCCGGTCCCGGTGGCTGGGGTGCGCTGATCCGTCACGGTGACAAGGAAAAGGAAATTTCCGGAGGCGAGCCGGAAACGACCAATAACCGCATGGAGCTGCGTGCGGCGATCGAGGCCCTCAACGCGCTCAAGCGGCCCTGCAAGGTCAAGCTGTCGATCGACAGCAAATATGTAAAGGACGGCATCACCCAGTGGATTTTCGGCTGGCAGAAAAACGGCTGGCGGACAGCCGCGCGAAAGCCGGTCAAAAATGCTGATCTCTGGCAGGATCTGCTAAAGGCTGTCGAGCCTCATCAGATCGAATGGCACTGGGTCAAGGGCCACGCCGGCGACGCTGACAATGAACGCGCCGACCAACTGGCGAGCGACGCTGCCATGCACGCCGCCGCCCTTCGGCACAGTTTCTAG
- a CDS encoding A24 family peptidase, with protein sequence MDSETFIYLLWGGLAIALIVAAITDLKSRHISNWLNLAIALGAPVFWIYSGMPFWPDMVGQIGLAFIIFTIFAGMFAIGAMGGGDVKLLTALSLWMHWLTFLELLVIMSIAGGLLTLLMMISKQIRKTEGPIKVPYGVAIAFSGLWMIWGITGHSSQTIF encoded by the coding sequence ATGGATAGCGAAACCTTCATCTACTTGCTCTGGGGCGGATTGGCAATTGCACTGATCGTCGCAGCGATTACCGATCTCAAAAGCCGCCATATTTCTAACTGGCTCAATCTCGCCATCGCCTTGGGTGCACCAGTCTTCTGGATCTACAGCGGCATGCCGTTCTGGCCGGACATGGTCGGACAAATCGGACTGGCGTTCATCATATTCACTATATTCGCCGGAATGTTCGCGATCGGCGCCATGGGGGGCGGTGATGTCAAACTGCTGACTGCGCTCTCCTTGTGGATGCACTGGCTGACGTTTCTCGAGCTGTTGGTGATCATGTCGATCGCTGGCGGCCTGCTGACGCTGTTGATGATGATCAGCAAGCAAATCCGAAAGACCGAAGGTCCGATAAAGGTTCCCTATGGCGTTGCCATCGCCTTTTCCGGGCTCTGGATGATCTGGGGGATCACCGGACATAGTTCACAAACGATATTTTAA
- the argS gene encoding arginine--tRNA ligase, which translates to MMLFQIFQKHIDAILDELTEAGILPAEIDRSNVTLEPPRDASHGDLSTNAAMVLSKPAGMKPRDLAEKIAEKLGALADVQSVDIAGPGFINLRVAAPVLLGELLEIEQLGAEYGRSDKGRGVTVNIEYVSANPTGPMHMGHCRGAVVGDALADLLEAVGNKVIREYYVNDAGSQVDTLARSAHLRYLEALGEEIGAIPEGLYPGDYLKPVGEALAAEFGDKYKDAEESEWLLIFRKAAVEKMMDMIRSDLALLGIKHDIFSSEAELHEAGKADIAEAELRSRDLVYDGVLEQPKGKVIEDWEAVELPLFRSTQFGDDQDRPIKKSNGRWTYFGGDLAYHFQKAQTADELIDIWGADHSGTVKRIKAAVAALTEGKTKFDVKLVQMVRLLRNGEPEKMSKRSGKFVTIADMVEEVGKDAVRFTMLTRKADAQMDFDFAKVMEASRDNPVFYVQYAHARIQSTLRKAADEGIMPSSDHLERLGEEEMDLIKMAAQFPRIVESAAASREPHRVAFYLNDLAAAFHAYYNLGNDRPEKRIIMVNDPEITSARLFLAKNIGQTVKNGLALMGVTAAESM; encoded by the coding sequence ATCATGCTGTTCCAGATTTTTCAGAAACATATTGATGCAATATTGGACGAATTGACCGAGGCAGGCATATTGCCCGCCGAGATTGATCGTTCCAACGTTACGTTGGAGCCCCCCAGGGATGCTTCGCACGGTGACCTGTCGACCAATGCGGCAATGGTATTGTCCAAACCGGCTGGTATGAAACCGCGCGATCTTGCGGAGAAAATCGCGGAAAAGCTCGGCGCGCTGGCTGATGTGCAATCGGTGGACATTGCCGGTCCCGGGTTTATCAACCTGCGGGTTGCGGCTCCGGTGCTGCTGGGCGAACTGCTGGAAATCGAGCAACTGGGTGCGGAATATGGCCGCTCGGACAAGGGCAGGGGCGTCACCGTCAATATCGAATATGTATCCGCCAACCCGACCGGACCGATGCACATGGGCCATTGCCGTGGCGCGGTGGTCGGTGATGCGCTGGCCGATCTGCTCGAGGCGGTGGGTAACAAGGTTATCCGCGAATATTATGTCAATGACGCCGGATCGCAGGTCGATACACTCGCCCGTTCGGCCCATTTGCGTTATCTCGAAGCCTTGGGTGAAGAGATCGGCGCTATTCCCGAAGGCCTGTACCCGGGCGATTATCTGAAGCCGGTCGGCGAGGCTCTGGCCGCCGAATTTGGCGATAAATACAAGGATGCCGAAGAATCCGAATGGCTGCTCATTTTTCGCAAGGCAGCGGTCGAGAAGATGATGGACATGATCCGTTCGGATCTTGCGCTGCTCGGGATCAAGCATGATATCTTCTCCTCTGAAGCCGAGCTGCACGAAGCGGGCAAGGCGGATATTGCCGAGGCGGAACTGCGGTCACGCGACCTTGTCTATGATGGAGTGCTGGAGCAACCCAAGGGCAAGGTGATCGAGGATTGGGAAGCGGTCGAGCTGCCGCTGTTCCGGTCGACGCAATTTGGCGATGACCAGGATCGCCCGATCAAGAAATCCAATGGACGCTGGACCTATTTTGGCGGCGATCTGGCCTATCATTTTCAAAAGGCACAAACCGCCGACGAACTGATTGATATCTGGGGTGCCGATCACAGCGGCACGGTCAAGCGGATCAAGGCAGCTGTCGCCGCGCTGACCGAAGGCAAGACCAAATTTGACGTGAAACTGGTCCAGATGGTGCGCTTGCTGCGCAATGGCGAGCCGGAGAAAATGTCCAAACGCTCGGGCAAATTTGTCACGATCGCCGATATGGTCGAGGAAGTCGGCAAAGATGCCGTGCGCTTCACCATGCTGACGCGCAAGGCCGATGCCCAGATGGATTTCGATTTCGCCAAGGTGATGGAAGCTTCTCGCGACAATCCCGTCTTCTACGTCCAATATGCCCATGCCCGCATCCAGTCGACGTTGCGCAAGGCCGCGGATGAAGGGATCATGCCATCATCCGACCATCTTGAACGGCTTGGCGAAGAGGAAATGGACCTCATCAAAATGGCGGCGCAATTCCCGCGCATTGTTGAATCGGCAGCGGCTTCGCGCGAGCCGCACCGAGTCGCATTCTACCTGAACGACCTGGCCGCCGCTTTTCACGCTTATTATAATCTGGGCAATGACCGGCCTGAGAAGCGGATCATAATGGTTAACGACCCGGAGATTACGTCAGCGAGGCTTTTCTTAGCCAAGAATATCGGGCAGACTGTGAAAAATGGTCTTGCTTTGATGGGCGTTACGGCCGCAGAATCGATGTGA
- the thrB gene encoding homoserine kinase — protein MAVYTKVSAEEIDQFLTRFDVGTLVSVKGIAEGVENSNYLLETTEDKFILTLYEKRVDPADLPFFIALLDHLAQKGCLVPPMIADREGTKIQQLCGRSACLITFLSGVSVSHPTAAQAGATGQALGQMHQALTDFDLERRNSMDHDGWRTLADQCGPAQLDEIAPGLADAVSQELDHLDAHWPHELPRSAIHADLFPDNVLMLGDQVTGLIDFYFSCTDIRAYDLAVTHAAWCFSEDGTNFHQPISRALIAGYESAFTLSDAERQALPLLARGAALRFLLTRAYDWINTPAGALVTRKDPQAFLNRLQFYQNHPDIFTI, from the coding sequence ATGGCGGTCTATACGAAGGTCAGCGCAGAGGAAATCGACCAGTTCCTCACCCGTTTCGATGTCGGAACACTGGTGTCGGTCAAAGGCATTGCCGAGGGCGTGGAAAATAGCAATTATCTGCTGGAAACCACAGAAGACAAGTTCATCCTGACCTTATATGAAAAAAGGGTCGATCCGGCTGACCTGCCGTTTTTCATCGCACTGCTCGATCATCTGGCGCAAAAGGGTTGCCTGGTGCCGCCGATGATCGCCGACCGCGAAGGTACGAAGATTCAGCAACTCTGCGGACGCAGCGCCTGTTTGATCACCTTTCTCTCAGGTGTGTCGGTAAGTCACCCGACAGCGGCTCAAGCCGGTGCAACCGGGCAAGCTCTAGGGCAAATGCATCAGGCCCTGACGGATTTTGATCTGGAGCGGCGCAACAGCATGGATCATGATGGCTGGCGGACGCTGGCTGACCAATGCGGACCCGCACAGCTCGACGAAATAGCGCCGGGTCTGGCAGATGCGGTTTCGCAGGAGCTCGATCATCTCGACGCGCATTGGCCGCATGAACTGCCCCGGTCGGCCATTCATGCTGATCTTTTCCCCGACAATGTCCTGATGCTGGGTGATCAGGTTACCGGCCTGATCGACTTTTATTTCTCCTGCACCGACATCCGCGCCTATGATCTCGCAGTGACCCATGCGGCCTGGTGTTTTTCCGAGGATGGTACCAATTTTCACCAACCGATATCGCGCGCCCTGATCGCCGGATATGAGTCGGCTTTCACGCTCAGCGATGCCGAACGCCAGGCGCTGCCCTTGCTCGCCCGCGGCGCGGCCCTGCGATTTCTGCTAACCCGGGCCTATGATTGGATCAACACCCCGGCCGGCGCCTTGGTGACACGCAAGGATCCCCAAGCCTTTCTCAATCGCCTGCAATTTTATCAAAATCACCCGGATATTTTTACCATATGA
- a CDS encoding NAD(P)/FAD-dependent oxidoreductase: MKYYDVAIIGAGIAGASIASEIGADRSVILLEAEDHPGYHSTGRSAAFWTESYGGPLVQPLTSASRSFLENPPPEFSESAFLRPRGAVNIGRDDEQHLADQFLSDFADSGLSMDRWSWDQAVLLVPDLKPMWKHAIYEPDCRDIDVAALHAAYLRDAKRKNVDLICRAAVSHIRKNDRDWELIAGDQHYHATIVVNAAGAWADNIARMADVKPVGIQPLIRNMVQIETDPPSSQDMPLVVALDGSFYFKPEAGGGYWLSPHDEIPAEPGDVAPDELSVAIAIDRFEKVMDVEVKRVSRKWAGLRSFAPDRLPVIGFDSTTADFFWFAGQGGFGIQTAPAAAKLARSVLLGQAPDQSLYAVDASRYAATRFS; this comes from the coding sequence ATGAAATATTATGATGTCGCCATAATTGGCGCCGGTATCGCTGGAGCCAGCATCGCCTCTGAAATCGGCGCCGATCGATCGGTCATACTGCTCGAAGCGGAGGACCATCCTGGCTATCATTCCACTGGCCGCTCTGCCGCTTTCTGGACCGAAAGCTATGGAGGGCCGCTTGTGCAGCCGCTTACATCTGCGTCCCGATCATTTCTGGAAAACCCGCCGCCGGAATTTTCGGAATCTGCTTTCCTTCGACCACGCGGTGCGGTCAATATCGGCCGAGACGACGAGCAACATCTTGCCGATCAATTCCTGTCCGATTTCGCTGATAGCGGCCTGTCCATGGATCGCTGGTCCTGGGATCAAGCCGTTCTCCTTGTTCCGGATTTGAAGCCGATGTGGAAACATGCCATTTACGAACCGGACTGTCGCGATATTGATGTTGCCGCACTGCATGCCGCTTATCTCAGGGATGCCAAGCGCAAGAACGTGGATCTGATTTGCCGGGCAGCGGTCAGCCATATCCGGAAAAATGACCGGGATTGGGAGTTGATTGCCGGGGATCAACATTATCACGCGACCATAGTGGTGAACGCGGCCGGCGCCTGGGCGGATAATATCGCGCGGATGGCTGATGTGAAACCGGTCGGCATCCAGCCGCTGATCCGAAATATGGTCCAGATCGAAACCGATCCTCCTTCATCGCAGGACATGCCGCTGGTTGTCGCTCTGGATGGCAGCTTTTACTTCAAACCGGAAGCGGGTGGTGGCTATTGGCTTAGTCCGCATGACGAGATTCCGGCCGAACCCGGTGATGTCGCACCCGACGAACTGAGCGTCGCCATAGCCATCGACCGGTTTGAGAAAGTGATGGATGTGGAGGTCAAGCGGGTATCTCGGAAATGGGCGGGATTGCGCAGTTTTGCACCGGACCGCTTGCCGGTGATCGGATTTGATTCCACGACCGCGGATTTTTTCTGGTTCGCCGGGCAAGGGGGGTTCGGTATTCAGACTGCTCCGGCGGCTGCAAAACTGGCCCGTTCGGTTCTGCTGGGACAAGCGCCTGATCAAAGCCTGTATGCTGTTGATGCAAGCCGTTATGCGGCTACAAGATTTTCTTAG